One genomic region from Nilaparvata lugens isolate BPH chromosome 3, ASM1435652v1, whole genome shotgun sequence encodes:
- the LOC111046762 gene encoding mannose-P-dolichol utilization defect 1 protein homolog, with amino-acid sequence MSSFNATEYFEKAALFLVTPQCYNEFFIEYNFLHEQCIKALISKGLGLAIVAGSCMVKVPQILKIMQNKSAAGVSFTSVLFDLYAVVAGVAYAYAKQFPFSAWGDALFLLIQSTIITALVLGYNFSPSAAASFVVAFCGVLVGLIGGFTSLDVLWSMQAVSAPIMFVGKLVQAYTNYANGSTGQLSAMMCFMLLFGSTARIFTSIEETGDPIIVLIYSLATAGNALLVSQFIYYYFKAKSAGAKGGKPAKGAKAAKAKKTS; translated from the exons ATGTCTTCGTTCAATGCTacagaatactttgaaaaaGCAGCCTTGTTTTTGGTTACACCGCAATGTTACAacgaattttttattgaatacaattttctCCATG AACAATGCATCAAAGCCCTTATAAGCAAAGGTCTCGGATTGGCTATAGTAGCTGGCTCTTGCATGG TGAAAGTGCCTCAAATACTGAAAATAATGCAGAACAAAAGTGCCGCGGGAGTTAGTTTCACAAGTGTCCTCTTCGACTTGTACGCCGTTGTGGCGGGCGTCGCATATGCCTATGCTAAGCAATTTCCATTCag TGCCTGGGGCGACGCTCTGTTCCTGCTGATTCAGAGCACGATAATCACAGCTCTGGTGCTCGGATACAACTTCTCGCCGTCTGCAGCCGCCTCGTTTGTGGTGGCCTTTTGCGGGGTGCTGGTGGGTCTCATCGGGGGATTCACCAGTCTCGACGTTCTCTGGTCCATGCAGGCGGTTAGCGCGCCCATCATGTTCGTTGGCAAG CTGGTGCAAGCATACACAAACTACGCAAACGGCAGCACCGGTCAGCTGTCGGCGATGATGTGTTTCATGCTGCTGTTTGGATCGACCGCTCGCATCTTCACGTCGATCGAGGAGACAGGCGACCCCATCATTGTGCTCATCTACTCGCTGGCCACGGCGGGCAACGCCCTGCTCGTCTCACAGTTCATTTACTACTACTTCAAGGCCAAGTCAGCCGGTGCCAAGGGTGGCAAGCCGGCTAAGGGCGCAAAGGCGGCCAAGGCTAAGAAGACTAGCTAG